The genomic stretch ACGTTGAGGAGGTATTGGCCCAGAGGACCCCGAAGATAAGCATCCAGCTCGGAGCAGGTGGTCTAAAAGGAGAAAAGACAAGAGTTATCGCTTGTGGACGGGAGGATTTATGGATGGCCATGGAATTACATTATTCTCTGCTTCTGGGGGGCATTTTGGCACACTTATTCcaagattttattttgaaatgtaggGCCattagaatgaatgaaaaaatgaaaatgtaaaaaatatatatttatattacaactttttgaaTATTAACTCTAATATTTGCTCCAAAAAAACCCCCATTGATATTCCAATTCCCATTTCAattttttcccatagaaaaatTTGGAATGGAGTTCTTCTgaggaaaaacatatttttaaaaaaatatttttttttaacaggctgcacggtggtcaagtggttagcgcgcagacctcacagctatgacacccgagttcaattccacccttggccatctctgtgtggagtttgcatgttctccccgtgcatgcgtgggttttctccgggtactccggtttcctcccacattccaaaaacatgctaggttaattagcgactccaaattgtccataggtatgaatgtgagtgtgaatggttgtttgtctatatgtgccctgtgattggctggccaccagtccagggtgtaccccgcctctcgtctgaagacagctgggataggctccagcatcccccctgcgacccttgtgaggataagcggcagaaaatgaatgatatatttttaactatattgaaaaaaatcataattacaattGTGTAACTAAGTGTAACACCAAGAGTGTAAATAGTGTAACTTGAATGTTCGAGGCCCCGAGGGTTACAGTAGCACAACAACCACCACGGACATGTTCCTCCATGTGACCTGGAGCTGCTAGCTTGGAAGCGTGGCCCCGAACTAATAAGAAAAGCTGACACACACGGCCCACGTGACAAGATCGCATGACGACGCCACATGACACGCTTGGTGGGAGGCTCACTTTGTTGCTGGCGTAGGCCGCGTCTCCCCACAGGATGATGCCTGCTGCTCCCAAAGCCACGCTCTcgccgatggtggacaccaggtCTGTCTGGaaaagatgatgtcatcaggaaTTATACTGGTAGCCTTAATGAGCACAAATAAAGTTCTGTAATGTGAATGTGCAGACGGAACCCGCCGGTCCGCCTGGGTCGAATCCAGGGTCCCCAGAATGAGAGTCGAGAGCGCTAGCCATCAAGCTAAGGCGTGTGGGGAGTAGGGTACCCGTTAAACTCACCCCCCCCCATACCTCACTCTCATCCAGGTAATTATACCAATGTGACCTGCCAGAATAAGACTCAAGAGTGCTACCCTTCAAGATAAAAGCCCAGGCTTTTGGCTCTCCTTCTCCTTGATGAAAGGGAGTatcgggggggttgggggggtttaAACAGATGTCAGCTGGTGCAGCTGTGCAAACGTACGTTGGTAAACCTCGCTCCCCAACAACTTAAAAGTCACACTGGACACCGAGTTGACAGCTAGGGCTTTTAGCGTGAAGGCTAACGCTCTGCAGGGAGCGGACCTTATGGGTTACACTGGGACCAGTTTCAGCCCCAAGGGATATAGAAGGTAGTCATGCATTTATTTAGCTCCACTTAACCAATGAATcagattttatttcatttaaatccCTTTATGAATGTTCTgcactcctgtttccatgccagtgaTTTTGGACGCTTTTGCTTTGATTGCTGGATGACACGATGaaaccatcattcattcattcattctgtgattgactggtagccagccaatcacagggcacatatagacaaacaaccattcacactcacattcatacctatggacaatttggagtcgctaattaacctagcatgtttttggaatgtgggaggaaaccggagtacccggagaacatgcaaactccacataaagatggccaagggtgggattgaactcgggtctcctagctgtgaggccttcgcgctaaccactcgtcctccgCGCagatgtattattcattcattcattttctaccacttatcctcacgagggtcgcgggggtgctgcagcctatcccagctgtcttcgggcgagaggcggggtacaccctggactggtggccagccaatcacagggcacatatagacaaacaaccattcacactcacattcatacctatggacaatttggagtcgctaattaacctagcatgtttttggaatgcgggaggaaaaccggagtacccggagaaaacccacgcatgcacggggagaacatgcaaactccacacagagatggccgaggatgggattgaactcgggtctcttagctgtgaggcctgtgcgccaaccactctaccaccgtacAGCCCTGAATCCATCATATTGATTCTAATAATCAGAGACTCCAGGTGACCTTCTGTGACAGCTCATGTTTGTTCTTCTCTGTTAAGGAAGTCGTCAAAAGGGTGTTAGCGCGTTTTTAGAGGGGACCACCACCCATCCGTCCAGTGTGCTATCGACACAGGAAAGGACTGCGCTCGCTGATAACCCCACCGCGCTGCCACCGATCACACGGGAACACAGATTGAACTTGGACAGAGCCAGACATGTGACATTTGAGGACTGGTCACAGTGAGCTCACCTCCGTCAGCTGTTCCAAAGAGTTGATGTACGTGGGCCGCGTGTACACAAACACGGGCCGAGCCAGGCCGTCGCCCGACGACGCCAAGCGCATCCCTTCCTTGACTCGGTTCCTGACAAACTGGCGCCCGGAGGCGGAGGAGCGCAGCACGGTGCCCATGTAGATGGACGGGAAGAGCGCCGTGCTCTCGTTCCACAGCCACTTGAGCTTCTCGTTGCGCGCCACTTCCACGTCGGGGCAGCGCCCCGTGTAGTACTCCAGCGTGAGCCTGTAGTCGTGATTGTAGCAGTCCGGGAACAGGTAGAACCCCCACAGCTGCTGGGGTCTCAGGTTTTTGGCCCGTCTCAGCGTCTCCAGCATGAACTTCTTGGCCGACATCTCGAACTCCTGCTGGGCCACTTTGGAGACCTGCTCGGCCGGCCAGGTGGGGTTCTTCTGGCGCACCAGCTCTCGGGAATGTCTCCGGTAAATGTCCTTGGCGTCCCAGTTGCGTATCCACAGGGGGCGCCACTCTTCCCAGTCGATAACCGCCAGGCCTTTGGCGTCCGGCTCTCGTATGTACTTCTTCACCCCCAGCGGCATCTTTTCCAGGTGTTGCGCAAGACTGGACACCTGCGGAAGACCCCCGTTCACGGGGGTCCCGTCTGGCTCAAAGTAGGGGTACAAACCCATGCGCTCCTTGTAGAAGACGGTCAGGTTCTGTTTGACAAAGCCCTCGGTGGGAGAGGCCACGATCTCAAACTGGTCCACCTGAAGGGCGATGCCATGGCGAGGGAAACAGTCCTCCGTGGGGGCGTTCCACGCTAGCAGCAGAGGCTTCTGGGAGTACAGCGGCCATCTTGTGGCCTTCGGTTCGACAGCAGCGAGTCCATCCCACAGCAGCACAATCAGCAGCAGAGTCCAGTGCATGTCTCCTGGTGGCTCCTGACACAATAGACCGGCACTCTCTGATCTGGAATCAGCACACAACACATAGTCACTTTTCTACCCGGCACTCACACAAACCGGAACCGTTGCATGTAGTGGTTTTGAtggaaaactgggaaaaaatgtattgtttacgCTACAAGCCAAATAACCCAAATTAAACCCTAACAGGAACAAAATGGAAGATCCTTGCAAAGCAAAATAATTTGGAAGTGGAAAAAGTGGAAGCTCCACTGACCCCCACCTTTGCAAActacaaacacaataataaccatGTTGTTAAATGACAGTGTCAATTAAATATTTGCACAATCCGGTTTGATATAACTCCCGTATCAAACTCATCCCTGTAATGTTTTCACTGACAAAAATAACTTCAGTTGAAttcataatgaataaaaaaaaaaaagtcaattctgCGGGTGATCGTACCTTTCCTGTGAGTCCGGGGAAGCATTCCCACCAGCCAGCCGTCAATCAAGCCGCCGTTTGTGTTTTGTCAAAGCACGAACATTGCCGgaggtttaaaaaaagaagtaatAAAGTCGTAGACGTACTTGATCACATTGTCTCCCGGCGGACTGAGAACGGGAGCAGCTGCCCCCCTGCGAGGTTGTGGAACACGCCAACCCGACTTGGGACGTTCCATTAGAGAAAGGGGGAAGTGTATGAGATAGAGATCGTCTAGCTATCATCTTCTAAAGAAAACATGTTATGACTTTCAAGTACTTATATGCACAGTTTTACTACGTCTACGTACACATTGTGCTATCTCTGTGAGCATTGCAGCTTTGCGCGTGGCTACTTATCCTTAAGCTAGTCTTCCGAACCCCCCTACCGAGAATCGTCAGATGAGCTCGTCCACCGAGTGAGTTCCAGTCTATGTGAAGCAGATGCAGTCATCACCAGCAACGTCAAGATTCTTTCAAGGTCACAGCCACTGTCGCTTTACTAAAAATACTGTCATCTAATCAGGAAAATTATTGTCCAATAGAATCATTCAAAGTGGGTCTGACGTCACATTTCAATTGATACCTCTTCTGAATGAACACTTGTAAGAGGTAGTGGTGGACTTTCACTTTAAcggaaaatgaatgactattcGATGAAATAGTGCTGTTATTAACCATATaggcaaaaaaaatagcagaatttcaacattattgactgccttacaagtgtaaaaataagtcaaccGGTGGAATAGTCATATATTAAAACTGAAGTTGTTGTGGATGAAAAGTGTGAAGCACGGCCATTGACAGCTTTGGCTGGGCCCGGGACAAAATAATCTAAGTGTGTCCCCTCGCCTCCTCGGGACAAGTTActcatttgccccccccccccccaatcgcCCAAACAACAGCCCTATTGTGAAGGACACACTTTGTATACACTATTGTAGGGGCCCTAGACTAAATACCCAATATTCATtaacacactggtggtggtaaactacatccgTATCCACAGCTGCCATGGGGTAGTctgaccaccaccaaacattcatttaatacaccagtgtgggcagcaccGGAGATACAAGGAAGTGAGAATCGAACCGCCAACCTTCCGGACGACCTGTTCTACCCCCTGAGCCACTGCCGCCCATATTTAGAAACTTCATGCATTGAAAATACCCTCATGCTCTCCTCCTAGCGGTTCTCCGGCCTCTTAACATAAGGAGCGTACATTTGAAAGGTTGTGATTGCTACTGTGTCGTACCGTTCCTCTACAATCACTTGGCCGTCTACAATTAGTGGCAGAAGAAGCATCCGGAGGCCTCGCTTTTTTCCCGTATGAGGCCACTGTTTATGTGTAAAGATAGTTTCTATCAAGACaccaacaaataaaatacacactGTTGTCTTATCAGTGGAGCAGTACAGCCAATCAGTGGTCCTACTCGATGAGCGTGTCATCATATCTAACCTTCCTACGCCGCTGTTTTATTACCGTATAATCTTCACTTTTAATTGGATACTTTTCTAAGGTTATGTTTAGGCGGGGTggttattgtctttttttggcaGGCAGCGGGCATCTGCTGTGCACATGTCCTCGATGCCCGAGGCTTGTGTTGACAAGCGAGGGCCGCCTAACACAGCAGATaagaaagtgtcaaagtgggtTTTACAGCATGAGGAATGAATGCCATGAAGTAACAATGGCGGCAAAATGACCTCTATGTCTTTGTGTTGTGTAAAGGACAAGACAATGAGGTGTTATCACTTGTTAGAGATGTCAAGCTGTAAAAGTTTTACGGGGGTTTGTGAGGAGAAAAGACTAATCGGACAGGACTTTTTAGCGCCGCGTGACAGCGGCGAGGTTGGAAGTGAGACGTTTTTCCgctgtttgttttccaaaaatccTTTGCTGACTCACCTTGTGGTGTCACGAGGGAAGCGTGCGCTCCAGGAAAACGATGCCTATGAATGGATACCGGGAACAAAGGAACGgtctgctcccccccccccagggggtCTCCTTTGCCCTCTTTCTTCCTGAACATGACATCAACACAAGTCAGTGGCAGGCAGGAAGTCAAAACAATGGCAGGGAAAACTGGGAGGGCGGGCGGCCACCTTCACTTTGACTGCATAAAGAATTCATTATCAACATTCGACATCAAAAGACACGCCTCAGTTCAGATGACAGAACACTGCAAAAACCATGCCGCACTGAATGCATCAACCAGAACAATAGTGTCGTTTAtacaagaggagactgagggcagcaacaAAATGGAGCGCTGCAGCAAATTAGAGACTGTGGTGCTCGGAAAttgaaatatcgatacttccGATATCTTGCTCGAAAATCGattttcaaatcaaaatatattttttttaaattcagggCCAACATgcgggaattatgacatcatacatccgacagatttttttttaaattttttaacgAGGCGAAGTTACCCGGACTATTTgagggtgagcaaatcaagcacacctttttttcttgttgtaaCTTGCACtgtgagctcacttgtaaacaaacatttggcGTACTGGTAGCGCAGAATATTCCGCAAGAATAACATCGAGCACACAAACAACCTTATCATCCACCCGAAACTCCAGCTTCACGACATTTGATAAGTGCAAAAGCTTTGCCGGAGACGCCAGATAGCTCCTCCCCCTCAATACTCGGGTTCACAGAGGGTACAAAATATGCTTTATCTCACCTGATTATCGATTCCAGTGATGGAACTCACTCGTGTTTAAAGACTTTGGTCTTTAGACTGACCCTGAGTTTACTTCCAAACTGCATACTGATTACATTTTCTAAGAGAGTATATACGCATAAgagttgtggaagtggtacagcAGTGTGTTGTGAATTATTGTGCGTATTATGTATGTTTCTATTTTCCGTATCTGTGTCGGGACCCGCCGTTGAAATGCTGCATCTCCGGGGTTATCTgaaataaaaagacattttaagttaatttaacCACTTTCTTTTAACTTAGCTTAACTTAATGGCACACGGTCACGGCTGCTCCCCTCGAATACGCCAAATCACTGCCAGTTTCACCTAGAACAGAAATGTACACGTTGAAATCAAACAAGAAAGGTGAAGTTGATGAACAATGACATGGAGGGCAAATCTGAAGCctgacaatgaaaacaatataacaacaatattctatttttgtgtttaatttttcagtgttttttgcAATGGTAAAGAGTATTTTCAATGACTAAACTAAATTTCTATAATTTAATCCACAACAGCTCCTGAGCGTGCGACCCCGCTCGTCCAAAAGCCAAACCCTTCCAGCTGCTGTCGCCTAAGTTAGCCTCTGCAACGTCATTTAAAGTAGTCACATGGCCTTCACAAATAACACTTTTAAACTTTTCTCCTTCTAATTCAGTGGTGACACTTTCACTGAGCAGCCATACGTGTGACAAAGCCGGGTGGCCCCCAGAGAAAAGAAGTTCGTCTTCCCGTCTCCGCAGCACCACAGATGAAAAAGCAGCAACCAGAGAGGAAGCACATGAAAGTCAGTGACctctggcacaaaaaaaaaaaaaaacacaacagaccACATTCCACACAATTACAGgcagcatgcaaaaaaaaaggcctggAAAAGAAGAGCAGGCCGCTTATTGTGGACATTTGTCAGCTGAAATATGTTTACATTGCCATTGAGCTTTGGTAGGCTGCCAAGCGGCAACAGTGGCCTCAAATTGTCATGATTATAGTCCAAGACTATAATTAGTGAGCAGCACAATAACCGAGGATTAAGAGAGGAAGCAACAGCATCCTCTGTGGAGGAGAGCGTTAGTAACTTTGGATTTTTGCTGCCATCTACAGACAAGTGTTAGTAAATAACATTTTACTGAGACAATACAACCTTTCATTACAGTTGAATgtcaaaataatacagtaaaaaaaactctGACCGGTGATGCATTTATGGGTGCACAAAAGGATTTTGTACTGGatctagacagctgggataggctccagcacccccacgactctcatgaggataagcgatagaaaatgaatgaatgaatgaatctaggATGGGAGTGATGTATTAGTAGTATTCTGGCAGGAACTAGAATAGTCCAGTCTTGAGGAGATAAAGGCATGACCAAGTTTCTCTGAGAAAGGGGACGCAGTCTGGAGATGTTCCTTACATGATAGAATgaggtctagaccaggggtgggcaaactttttgactcgcgggccgcattgatttaacaaaacgggggggggggggggcagactatatattttacacgtaacagtccacctggtattattgtatctgtaaaagtgtcatgcaatctgctattattattcattattttatatttatatttaaatattttatatttaaatatttttatttaaatattttatatttaaatattttaaaatttattattattattattattattattattatcatcattatgcttgtgtcccttttttcaggagcactttgtaaacaacagaccacatcaaataacaaaattgataaaaccatcaaaaggttggctcaagccatgatgccagttcgtatgttgagtttaaatgaaatactttggaaagaacggacgggccgtattcaaacacttggcgggccggatgtggcccccgggccgtagtttgcccacccctggtctagactgtGGAGGACACGCTGATGAAGGTCAACTGGGAGTGGATCTGGTGAGGAGTCCCTCTGTTTTGTTGCCAGGCATGTGGTGAGATGGGTCAGTTTCCATGTCATCGGTATGGCAGTGGAAGCGCGACCCATGCTTTCTGGTAGCATCCATGTACTGAACAGTACAGGGCAGAGGACCAACCCTTGTGGAACACCACACATGACAGCCTTCCCAGCAAAACATATTCCGTCCTGCCAGAAGAATATTGATAATAAGCTCTTATTCTAAATCAAAACATCTGAACAAAACCTGTGCGGATTCGACATGTTCGACTCGGTAAACCATTTATTCAAGTATTTCCAACTAGATCATGTGTcattatgtacagtacatcatgTTCACTAGTGCAGGTCTGAGCATACGTGACCGAGAGAAGGCTGACCGACATACACAATACTGTCATAttatgtacaatgtacaatgtatACCTGGAACGAGACGCCACATTCATTCAATCACACAAGACACAAAGTTGCTACCTTTGTACATCCCCGCTAACTTTTTACAGCCTTTCTGTACAAGTacgagtattagggccacactaCTTACAAAAATCGCCCCAgctattataagaataaagatgCAATATTACATGGAAAATTgagtaattttatgaaaataatataaatattaccagaataaagtagtaaattacaagaaaaaaaaaataatttattagatctaacttttttttgatattacagaaataaagttgtaatattacatttaaaaataagtcatatttctatgtagaaatattacaaaaataaaagtattaaatTCCAAAAGAAAAATAGCATATTAAAATAACACTGTGATATTAAGAGCATAAAGTTGTCATGACAAaactaagattttttttaataagaacaTAATATGAGCAGGatataatattaaaagacaaatgttgtaattttatgtgAATATATTTGATGAAAATTAACAAGGTTTTTTTGGACAGTAAAGTAGTAGCatgtgaataaaaaataaaattcttatGAGCAAAGctatattacgagaataaagattaaaataaaaacgttATTTTACGGTTTGGCTGTTGAGGATTTGTGAAGTTATATTTTAGTAACACAAATGAATACCCACGACGTTCTCGCAgaattactttttatttcttattcccataataataataataattcccgtAAAATGACCACTTTTCCTGTACCACCACCTCATATTTGACCATTTAttttcagtgtggccctaaACGTCCTCTGTATTGTCAACCACAGGCTAATACAGCATCTCAAACACACtgccgtatgtgtgtgtgtgtgatattattagaatatttgaCATTGTGTTTCTGCAAACCCCACAGTTAAACTCAATGTCCCAAATAAACACGACTCAGGTCTGACCTCTTCAGTCCAGTAGGAGTACTTCATACGAGATTTTCCATGAGTTAAATAAAAAGCTTCACATCTCACAAAGGATGATGGGGAAGTCCACATGAATGCAGGGATGGTCCAGCTTCACAATACCCTggaagaaacacaaaaacaatataagTGACGTTCAAAGACGTTGATAAGAAATACCGTTCTTTGGCTTTGGCTCACCTGTGGAATCAGATTCTTTTGGATCCTCttcaatttggactttttcctgCCGTTTTTGGTCACCACGGTCTCTTCGTAGAATTCGTGGGCGAGGTCGCCATCCTCGTCGTAGTACAGCGAGCTGCCGACGCGACGCGAAATTGAAACAAATGAGGCATCACAGTAATATAATATGCTACATTTttgtcaagaataaagtccagtTGTCCCTCGCAATATTGCGATTCCATTATTGCTCAGTGCTGTATCATGTTTTTCTCAGAAATTAatcaataaatgattgctgtttttgtgGCCTATTATCGTCAATActtattgaaatacaagtgatttagaacagtagcctgtgttctTATtctggattattgtgcctgttggttgataattcaaacctgcaataaaagactGTTGTAATCTCACAACCATTACagtcacattactgacacctatggaccagtgtaggatactacatATCAACACACGACTACTAATAACGGCAAAATAACGGCCGtaaaaatgcctatttttgaCCAGCGACTGTTGAAAATAGTCTGAACTTTCgcacggtgcgttcaaggaccgccaaacaaAGTTCAAAATCTCAATACTTGAcgaaataatattatgagtcaagcataaaaaaatgaacatgtaaaaaaaatggtgggCTTTCTGACATCCAATTACTCACCCACCAAGCACACTACAACCAGGCCCTGTCTTAACTGAAGGACTTGTTCCATCCCCCAACCCTTTCCTGTACAATCCGCTCCCTTGATGCAAACCTCCTGACTATCCCTCGGACCAAGCACCCAACCTGGGGGGGGGACACAGCCTTCTCTGTTGCCACCCGATCCCTTTGGAACTCACTTCTGCTGACTGACTGTACCACTTTCTTAAAAACACACTTGTTCTGCACAGTTTAGttactatttgtatttgtttgtgtttaccttgtaaagtgtcttttgaGTTGTTGAAAAGCATTCTATAtgtaaaatgcattattatactGAACATATGACctgtattatcatgtttttataaattattatgaacttaataatgataataacagctCTGGACAAATACATGTTGATACGATGGGCAACAAAACGTGTCTAGGGCAAGAAGGTGTTGATGTATGGTTGCATTTACCTCCTCCTGGTAAAAACAAAAGGTGTAGCGTTCCTGGAACATTTGAGACGGGCCAGGGACTGTTCGTTACCATCACTGGCAGAGTCACCTGCAGCTCCACTGCCTGAGAAAGGCCACACACCTTTGGCTTTGGATCCACTTCCTCCCATCCTCAGATGTAAGGCATTCTTACTGCTCAGGTGAAGCTCTCATCTAGGCCAGCCTCTTCATTTCTTAGCTACACAGGGACCTGAATAGAGGAGACATTAACATATTATTCATGAGTGTTGTATTACATTGTGAAATAGCACTACAGTTCATGTTGATGTTAACTGATAGGAAAAACAACTGTCTTTGCAGACTGAACAGAACGATAATAAAAGCTGCTCTATTTGTAGCCATGCTAGCTTCATACGCTAGCACTCAAAGATGCTAAGCATCATATGACTGACATCATTAATAATGCCTGGCAACACTACATCGCTTCAGAAACGTCACCACATGGTCTTACTTAAACATTATCGTTGTAGTAGTACTAAATAATACGTAACGTGTCAAAGTGGCTAATGGTAACCTGCTTGGTGAGCTATGCTAATTCATTAGCCACTGACGCAGGTTAGCAACAGGAGCTCAACCGTATCAAACACCTGTCGCCcgtcgtttaaaaaaaaaccccaccccGCATATTTTAACCTGTTAAAATACAGAACCGCACAAActgttattttaaataaatgcttaaCAGGTTTACCTTCTCTTACACCGTTCAATTACCATGACTCGAAGCGTTCGTTGCTATGGTGGTTGTAGTGACGATGGGATCAGCTGACCTCAAGCTAACCACTGCTAGCTAGCATTCGCGATACATAATCCATgagctttgtttaaaaaataaaaaaaataaacaaaacatacaaaccTTTGATTGATAGACTTTATTGAAAGCAGTGCACATTTGAAAGTGTTAAATGGCATCAATTTAGACCAGTGCTGCCAGCCACAACAATATGTATAATGATTTAtattagttattatattataaaaataatggaCTATTTACCAGCAGAACTGATTATTGGCCCTGTGCACATACACGTATAAAGACAGACATAAGAGTCAACACAGAAAAGGACAGAAagtgaaatataaac from Doryrhamphus excisus isolate RoL2022-K1 chromosome 1, RoL_Dexc_1.0, whole genome shotgun sequence encodes the following:
- the tusc2a gene encoding tumor suppressor 2, mitochondrial calcium regulator a — its product is MGGSGSKAKGVWPFSGSGAAGDSASDGNEQSLARLKCSRNATPFVFTRRSSLYYDEDGDLAHEFYEETVVTKNGRKKSKLKRIQKNLIPQGIVKLDHPCIHVDFPIILCEM
- the hyal2a gene encoding hyaluronidase-2, with translation MHWTLLLIVLLWDGLAAVEPKATRWPLYSQKPLLLAWNAPTEDCFPRHGIALQVDQFEIVASPTEGFVKQNLTVFYKERMGLYPYFEPDGTPVNGGLPQVSSLAQHLEKMPLGVKKYIREPDAKGLAVIDWEEWRPLWIRNWDAKDIYRRHSRELVRQKNPTWPAEQVSKVAQQEFEMSAKKFMLETLRRAKNLRPQQLWGFYLFPDCYNHDYRLTLEYYTGRCPDVEVARNEKLKWLWNESTALFPSIYMGTVLRSSASGRQFVRNRVKEGMRLASSGDGLARPVFVYTRPTYINSLEQLTETDLVSTIGESVALGAAGIILWGDAAYASNKTTCSELDAYLRGPLGQYLLNVSTAAELCSQSLCTSHGRCLRRDPDADVYLHLNPLTHSVRASAGGKLKVTVQPDQAHTTDFGGSFRCQCYSGFEGERCEKPDTRYHSGAAYRVSVSTLQCVILLLLFIVVLPLL